The following proteins come from a genomic window of Hymenobacter canadensis:
- a CDS encoding NAD(P)-dependent oxidoreductase, which translates to MKIALIGATGFVGSRILAEALQRGHHVTALVRDPAKLTQTSDHLTVVTGDVTHVDETARQLAGHDVVINAFSAGWTNPNLYHDFLEGSRAIEAATVQSGVARLVAIGGAGSLYINGQQLVDGPDFPADIKPGAQAARDYHNELKTNDTLDWTFLSPAIEMHPGIDTGRTGHYRLGTENPVFNAEGRSILSGEDLAVVVLDEVEQPKHSRQRFTAAY; encoded by the coding sequence ATGAAAATTGCCCTCATCGGTGCCACTGGCTTTGTTGGCTCCCGCATCCTGGCCGAAGCCCTGCAGCGCGGCCACCACGTAACGGCCCTCGTGCGCGACCCCGCCAAACTCACCCAGACCTCCGACCACCTGACCGTAGTAACCGGCGACGTAACCCACGTCGACGAAACCGCCCGCCAGCTGGCCGGCCACGACGTGGTTATCAACGCCTTCAGCGCCGGCTGGACCAACCCCAACCTCTACCACGACTTCCTGGAAGGCTCTCGCGCCATCGAAGCCGCCACCGTGCAGTCGGGCGTGGCACGGCTGGTGGCCATCGGCGGAGCCGGCAGCCTCTATATCAACGGCCAGCAGCTAGTAGACGGCCCGGATTTCCCCGCCGACATCAAACCCGGGGCCCAGGCCGCCCGCGACTACCACAACGAGCTGAAAACGAACGACACCCTCGATTGGACGTTCCTGAGCCCCGCCATCGAAATGCACCCCGGTATCGACACCGGCCGCACCGGCCACTACCGCCTCGGCACCGAAAACCCAGTGTTTAACGCCGAAGGCCGCAGCATCCTCTCGGGCGAAGATCTGGCCGTGGTGGTGCTCGACGAAGTAGAGCAGCCCAAACACAGCCGCCAGCGGTTCACCGCAGCGTATTAG
- a CDS encoding MmcQ/YjbR family DNA-binding protein, with translation MNIEDFRDYCLLKAGVTEETPFGPETLVFKVGGKVFALTDIETFGSINLKCDPERAQELREQHEYVLPGYHMNKKHWNTVLIGTGAPERQLRELIDHSYDLVRASLPKKLREELAAAEQ, from the coding sequence ACTATTGCCTGCTCAAAGCCGGCGTGACCGAAGAAACGCCTTTCGGCCCCGAAACGCTGGTGTTCAAAGTCGGCGGCAAAGTGTTTGCCCTCACCGACATCGAAACCTTCGGCAGCATCAACCTGAAATGTGACCCGGAGCGGGCCCAAGAGCTGCGCGAACAGCACGAGTACGTGCTGCCCGGCTACCACATGAACAAGAAGCACTGGAACACGGTGCTCATCGGCACGGGCGCGCCGGAGCGGCAGCTGCGCGAACTGATCGACCATTCCTATGACCTGGTGCGCGCTTCTCTGCCCAAAAAGCTGCGCGAGGAGCTGGCCGCCGCCGAGCAGTAG
- a CDS encoding Rrf2 family transcriptional regulator has translation MQISSRFSVAVHVLSLLALPEQDAVLLTSERMAGSVNTNPVVIRRILGQLKKAGLVEVRPASGGTFLTRQPAAITLLEVYRAVEVVEEGQLFSVHDKPNPACLVGRHIQSALDDTLQRAQKALEQVLAHATLQQVTTDIAAKALIP, from the coding sequence ATGCAGATCAGCAGCCGTTTTTCCGTCGCCGTACATGTACTTTCCCTGCTGGCGCTGCCGGAGCAGGATGCTGTGTTGCTGACTTCGGAGCGCATGGCGGGCAGCGTGAACACCAACCCGGTGGTGATTCGGCGGATTCTGGGGCAGCTCAAGAAGGCCGGGCTGGTAGAAGTGCGGCCGGCTTCGGGCGGCACGTTCCTTACGCGCCAGCCTGCGGCCATCACGCTGCTGGAGGTGTACCGGGCCGTGGAAGTGGTGGAGGAAGGCCAGCTGTTCAGCGTGCACGACAAGCCCAACCCGGCCTGCCTGGTGGGCCGCCACATTCAGTCGGCGCTGGATGATACGCTGCAGCGCGCCCAGAAGGCCCTGGAGCAGGTGCTGGCCCACGCCACCCTGCAGCAGGTCACCACCGACATTGCAGCCAAAGCCCTTATTCCCTGA